The following coding sequences lie in one Anolis carolinensis isolate JA03-04 unplaced genomic scaffold, rAnoCar3.1.pri scaffold_11, whole genome shotgun sequence genomic window:
- the ints14 gene encoding integrator complex subunit 14 isoform X1, with product MPTVVVMDVSLSMTRPVSVEGSEEYQRKHLAAHGLTMLFEHMATNYKLEFTALVVFSSLWELMVPFTRDYNTLQEALSNMDDYDKTCLESALLGVCNVVQQEWGAAIPCQVVLVTDGSLGIGRGSLRHSLATLNQRNENNRFPLPFPFPSKLYVMCMANLEELQSTDSLDCLERLIDLNNGEGQIFTIDGPLCLKNVQSMFGKLIDVAYTPFHAVLKCGHLSSDVQAFPRPEPFVIDEEIDPAPKTINTDLEIVGFIDIADISSPPVLSRHLVLPIALNKEGDEVGPGIADDVEDENSANQIAGKIPNFCVLLHGSLKVEGMVAIVQLGPEWYGMLYSQADSKKKSNLMMSLFEPGPEPLPWLGKMAQLGPISDAKENPYGEDDNKSPFPLQPKNKRSYAQNVTVWIKPNGLQTDVQKILRNARKLPEKTQTFYKELNRLRKAALAFGFLDLLKGVADILERECTLLPDTAHPDAAFQLTHAAQQLKMASTGTSDYATYDHNITPLQTDFSGSGTERM from the exons ATGCCAACAGTGGTGGTGATGGATGTGTCCCTCTCCATGACTCGGCCAGTCTCTGTTGAAGGATCAGAGGAGTATCAGCGGAAACACCTTGCCGCCCATGGCTTAACTATGCTGTTTGAACACATGGCCACCAACTACAAGCTGGAATTCACTGCTTTAGTTGTGTTTTCATCGCTTTGGGAACTGATGGTGCCCTTTACGAGAGACTACAATACTCTGCAG GAGGCCCTGAGTAATATGGACGACTATGATAAAACATGCCTGGAGTCGGCTCTGCTCGGAGTGTGCAATGTTGTGCAGCAAGAATGGGGTGCCGCCATTCCTTGCCAG gttgtccTAGTCACTGATGGCAGCCTAGGCATTGGCAGGGGCTCCCTCCGCCACTCTTTGGCCACTCTGAACCAACGAAACGAAAACAACCGCTTCCCActgccatttccatttccatcaaAGCTCTACGTGATGTGCATGGCCAACCTAGAGGAG CTCCAGAGCACAGATTCTTTAGATTGCCTTGAACGCCTTATAGACTTAAACAATGGGGAAGGCCAGATCTTTACTATCGATGGACCCCTTTGCTTGAAGAACGTCCAGTCCATGTTTGG GAAGCTAATAGATGTTGCTTATACGCCTTTCCATGCTGTTCTGAAATGCGGCCACTTATCTTCCGACGTGCAAGCCTTTCCAAGGCCGGAGCCCTTTGTGATTGATGAGGAAATTGATCCGGCCCCTAAGACTATTAATACAG ATCTGGAAATAGTTGGCTTCATTGATATTGCTGATATCTCCAGCCCCCCTGTCCTGTCTCGGCATTTGGTGTTGCCCATTGCTCTCAACAAAG AAGGCGATGAGGTGGGTCCAGGGATTGCTGATGACGTCGAGGATGAGAATTCAGCCAACCAGATAGCGGGCAAGATCCCCAACTTCTGTGTGTTGCTGCACGGGAGCCTGAAAGTGGAAGGCATGGTGGCCATTGTTCAGTTAGG GCCTGAGTGGTACGGGATGCTTTATTCCCAAGCCGACAGCAAGAAGAAGTCCAACCTGATGATGTCTCTCTTTGAACCTGGACCAGAGCCTCTCCCTTGGCTGGGGAAGATGGCCCAGCTTGGTCCCATCTCAG aTGCTAAAGAGAATCCATATGGCGAGGACGACAACAAGAGCCCCTTTCCCCTGCAACCCAAGAATAAACGCAGCTACGCCCAGAACGTAACTGTGTGGATTAAACCCAATGGGCTCCAG ACAGATGTCCAGAAGATACTTAGGAACGCAAGGAAGCTCCCTGAAAAGACACAGACCTTCTACAAG GAGCTGAACCGCTTGCGCAAGGCGGCCTTGGCCTTTGGGTTTTTGGACCTGCTCAAAGGGGTGGCCGACATCCTGGAGCGGGAATGCACTCTCCTCCCGGACACTGCGCACCCCGATGCCGCCTTCCAGCTGACCCACGCAGCCCAGCAACTCAAAATGGCCAGCACCGGCACCTCCGATTACGCCACATACGACCACAACATCACACCACTGCAAACTGACTTCTCCGGCAGCGGGACGGAGCGGATGTGA
- the ints14 gene encoding integrator complex subunit 14 isoform X2, translating to MPTVVVMDVSLSMTRPVSVEGSEEYQRKHLAAHGLTMLFEHMATNYKLEFTALVVFSSLWELMVPFTRDYNTLQEALSNMDDYDKTCLESALLGVCNVVQQEWGAAIPCQVVLVTDGSLGIGRGSLRHSLATLNQRNENNRFPLPFPFPSKLYVMCMANLEELQSTDSLDCLERLIDLNNGEGQIFTIDGPLCLKNVQSMFGKLIDVAYTPFHAVLKCGHLSSDVQAFPRPEPFVIDEEIDPAPKTINTDLEIVGFIDIADISSPPVLSRHLVLPIALNKGDEVGPGIADDVEDENSANQIAGKIPNFCVLLHGSLKVEGMVAIVQLGPEWYGMLYSQADSKKKSNLMMSLFEPGPEPLPWLGKMAQLGPISDAKENPYGEDDNKSPFPLQPKNKRSYAQNVTVWIKPNGLQTDVQKILRNARKLPEKTQTFYKELNRLRKAALAFGFLDLLKGVADILERECTLLPDTAHPDAAFQLTHAAQQLKMASTGTSDYATYDHNITPLQTDFSGSGTERM from the exons ATGCCAACAGTGGTGGTGATGGATGTGTCCCTCTCCATGACTCGGCCAGTCTCTGTTGAAGGATCAGAGGAGTATCAGCGGAAACACCTTGCCGCCCATGGCTTAACTATGCTGTTTGAACACATGGCCACCAACTACAAGCTGGAATTCACTGCTTTAGTTGTGTTTTCATCGCTTTGGGAACTGATGGTGCCCTTTACGAGAGACTACAATACTCTGCAG GAGGCCCTGAGTAATATGGACGACTATGATAAAACATGCCTGGAGTCGGCTCTGCTCGGAGTGTGCAATGTTGTGCAGCAAGAATGGGGTGCCGCCATTCCTTGCCAG gttgtccTAGTCACTGATGGCAGCCTAGGCATTGGCAGGGGCTCCCTCCGCCACTCTTTGGCCACTCTGAACCAACGAAACGAAAACAACCGCTTCCCActgccatttccatttccatcaaAGCTCTACGTGATGTGCATGGCCAACCTAGAGGAG CTCCAGAGCACAGATTCTTTAGATTGCCTTGAACGCCTTATAGACTTAAACAATGGGGAAGGCCAGATCTTTACTATCGATGGACCCCTTTGCTTGAAGAACGTCCAGTCCATGTTTGG GAAGCTAATAGATGTTGCTTATACGCCTTTCCATGCTGTTCTGAAATGCGGCCACTTATCTTCCGACGTGCAAGCCTTTCCAAGGCCGGAGCCCTTTGTGATTGATGAGGAAATTGATCCGGCCCCTAAGACTATTAATACAG ATCTGGAAATAGTTGGCTTCATTGATATTGCTGATATCTCCAGCCCCCCTGTCCTGTCTCGGCATTTGGTGTTGCCCATTGCTCTCAACAAAG GCGATGAGGTGGGTCCAGGGATTGCTGATGACGTCGAGGATGAGAATTCAGCCAACCAGATAGCGGGCAAGATCCCCAACTTCTGTGTGTTGCTGCACGGGAGCCTGAAAGTGGAAGGCATGGTGGCCATTGTTCAGTTAGG GCCTGAGTGGTACGGGATGCTTTATTCCCAAGCCGACAGCAAGAAGAAGTCCAACCTGATGATGTCTCTCTTTGAACCTGGACCAGAGCCTCTCCCTTGGCTGGGGAAGATGGCCCAGCTTGGTCCCATCTCAG aTGCTAAAGAGAATCCATATGGCGAGGACGACAACAAGAGCCCCTTTCCCCTGCAACCCAAGAATAAACGCAGCTACGCCCAGAACGTAACTGTGTGGATTAAACCCAATGGGCTCCAG ACAGATGTCCAGAAGATACTTAGGAACGCAAGGAAGCTCCCTGAAAAGACACAGACCTTCTACAAG GAGCTGAACCGCTTGCGCAAGGCGGCCTTGGCCTTTGGGTTTTTGGACCTGCTCAAAGGGGTGGCCGACATCCTGGAGCGGGAATGCACTCTCCTCCCGGACACTGCGCACCCCGATGCCGCCTTCCAGCTGACCCACGCAGCCCAGCAACTCAAAATGGCCAGCACCGGCACCTCCGATTACGCCACATACGACCACAACATCACACCACTGCAAACTGACTTCTCCGGCAGCGGGACGGAGCGGATGTGA